One window of Candidatus Methylomirabilis tolerans genomic DNA carries:
- a CDS encoding Maf family protein produces MIILASASPRREALLQALWVEHRIIPSSIDEAGPLPGTTTACHAETLALRKAAEVAARVGEGLVLGADTIVECDGRPLGKPKDQEEAKEFLRLLSGRSHLVMTGLALVQASDGRAEIGHEVTEVQMRALSDEEIDAYVRTGEPFDKAGGYAIQGAAEAFIEGIKGSFTNVVGLPLGRLRTLLLRFGIDPLHRQV; encoded by the coding sequence ATGATTATCCTGGCGTCTGCTTCTCCCAGGCGAGAGGCGCTGCTGCAGGCGCTGTGGGTTGAGCATCGGATCATCCCCAGCTCGATTGACGAGGCGGGTCCGTTGCCAGGGACGACGACAGCATGCCACGCCGAGACCCTGGCCCTTCGAAAGGCGGCCGAGGTGGCCGCTCGGGTAGGGGAGGGGTTGGTCCTTGGCGCAGACACCATCGTCGAATGTGACGGTCGCCCTCTGGGTAAGCCGAAAGATCAGGAAGAGGCCAAGGAGTTTCTACGCCTGTTAAGTGGCCGGAGCCATCTGGTCATGACGGGGCTTGCGCTTGTGCAGGCCTCTGACGGGAGAGCAGAGATCGGACACGAGGTGACCGAGGTACAGATGCGGGCCTTGTCGGATGAGGAGATTGACGCCTATGTCCGGACGGGTGAGCCGTTTGATAAGGCCGGGGGCTACGCGATCCAGGGAGCTGCCGAGGCCTTCATCGAGGGGATCAAGGGGAGCTTTACCAATGTCGTTGGGCTGCCGCTCGGCAGGCTGCGCACGCTCCTCCTCCGCTTCGGCATCGACCCGCTCCATCGGCAGGTCTGA
- a CDS encoding ExbD/TolR family protein, which produces MLSEINVTPLVDVTLVLLIIFMVTTPMLQRGTDVQLPTAQASQVKEEDRITLTVTKDSRIFVNNEEVPREKLEAHLKSMTSSGKERVLYLRGDAKVPYGFVIDVMDAIKSSGIETVGMITERAGSR; this is translated from the coding sequence ATGCTGTCAGAAATCAATGTGACCCCTCTGGTGGACGTGACACTCGTCCTGCTGATTATCTTCATGGTGACGACTCCGATGCTCCAACGTGGGACTGATGTCCAGCTTCCGACGGCGCAGGCGTCACAGGTAAAAGAAGAGGATCGCATCACCTTGACGGTGACGAAAGATAGCCGCATTTTTGTCAATAATGAGGAGGTACCCAGGGAGAAGCTTGAAGCTCACCTCAAATCCATGACCAGTTCCGGGAAGGAGCGGGTACTCTACTTACGCGGCGATGCCAAGGTCCCATACGGCTTCGTCATCGATGTGATGGATGCCATCAAGTCTTCCGGTATCGAGACAGTAGGGATGATTACCGAGCGAGCAGGGTCCAGATAG
- the ccsA gene encoding cytochrome c biogenesis protein CcsA, which yields MELILTYLALLFYLSASLAYMGSLIARPGKLLRAAGILTRVGFVLHTGALAVHLYQQGRPPANLADWLSFYAWATVAVYIVTEVHYESKVIGSFAIPLVVLLLGASAALPKTIETLSPPLKNFGVWTHVILTLLGNAAFALACCGALMFLVQEWLLKSRHPGILFERLPSLKLLDDLCHFSLTLGFPLLTLGLLSGVLLSYSVWGSFLSWDGRQIWSTITWVFYAALLHGRLAGGWRGRKAAILSIIGFCGVVFGFLVANLLIRGTHAF from the coding sequence ATGGAACTAATCCTCACGTATCTCGCATTGCTGTTCTATCTGAGCGCGAGCCTGGCGTATATGGGCTCCCTTATCGCGAGGCCCGGCAAGCTTCTCAGGGCTGCGGGTATCTTAACCCGAGTCGGGTTTGTTCTGCATACGGGAGCCTTGGCGGTTCATCTCTACCAGCAGGGTCGCCCACCAGCCAATCTTGCCGATTGGCTTTCCTTTTATGCGTGGGCTACGGTTGCTGTCTACATCGTCACCGAGGTGCACTACGAAAGCAAGGTGATCGGTTCGTTTGCAATCCCGTTGGTGGTCCTCCTGCTCGGGGCATCGGCCGCCCTACCCAAGACGATCGAGACGCTATCCCCCCCACTGAAGAACTTCGGGGTCTGGACGCATGTGATCCTGACCCTTCTCGGAAACGCCGCCTTTGCCCTCGCCTGCTGCGGGGCATTGATGTTCCTGGTCCAGGAATGGCTGCTCAAATCGAGGCATCCTGGAATTCTCTTCGAGCGCCTTCCCTCGTTGAAGCTCCTCGACGATCTGTGCCACTTCAGTCTGACGCTGGGCTTCCCGCTGCTGACCCTCGGCCTGTTAAGCGGTGTACTGTTGAGCTATTCTGTATGGGGTTCTTTCCTGTCCTGGGACGGCAGGCAGATATGGTCGACCATTACCTGGGTCTTCTACGCGGCCCTGTTGCATGGACGGCTGGCAGGGGGCTGGCGGGGCCGAAAGGCTGCCATTCTGTCGATCATTGGGTTTTGTGGGGTCGTCTTTGGTTTCCTTGTGGCGAATCTTCTCATCAGAGGGACGCACGCATTTTGA
- the hemC gene encoding hydroxymethylbilane synthase, whose translation MDTDSIKLGTRGSPLALCQARLVSEDLSRQWPGLTVTIIPIKTSGDKFLDVALSQVGGKGLFVKEIEEALLDHRIDLAVHSMKDLPAELAPSLRVGAVTQREDPLDALVARHGLQFTELPRGARIGTSSLRRQVQLLHRRPDLQIVPLRGNVQTRLNKLETLDLEAVVLAAAGLIRLSLQDRITECLQPDVCLPAIGQGALAIEIREDDQRVAELVETLNHRETRQATMAERAFLRRLGGSCVTPIAAFGQIEGEALVLTGMVAGLDGKRLIKHVIRGEADAPEQAGQALAEALLTAGAGEILREIETQLREKRI comes from the coding sequence GTGGACACTGATTCGATAAAGCTGGGCACGCGTGGGAGTCCGCTGGCGCTGTGTCAGGCGAGACTCGTTTCGGAAGACCTGAGCCGACAATGGCCTGGTCTGACAGTAACCATCATTCCGATCAAGACCTCCGGTGACAAGTTCCTCGATGTGGCCCTTTCGCAGGTGGGTGGGAAGGGTCTCTTTGTGAAGGAGATCGAGGAGGCCCTGCTCGATCACCGGATCGACCTCGCGGTCCACAGCATGAAGGATCTGCCTGCGGAGTTGGCGCCAAGCCTTCGGGTGGGGGCCGTCACGCAACGTGAAGATCCGCTTGATGCGCTCGTTGCCAGGCACGGTCTACAGTTCACAGAGCTGCCTCGCGGGGCCAGGATCGGCACCAGCAGCCTCCGCCGACAAGTCCAACTCCTCCATCGTCGCCCGGACCTCCAGATCGTTCCCCTGCGCGGCAATGTGCAGACGCGGCTGAACAAGCTCGAGACGCTTGACCTCGAGGCCGTGGTCCTGGCAGCCGCGGGCCTCATCCGCCTTAGCCTGCAGGATCGGATTACTGAGTGCCTACAGCCGGATGTGTGCCTGCCGGCAATCGGCCAGGGAGCATTAGCGATCGAAATCCGGGAGGACGATCAGCGGGTAGCCGAGCTTGTGGAGACGCTCAATCATCGTGAGACTCGACAGGCCACGATGGCGGAACGGGCTTTCCTGCGACGCCTGGGCGGCAGCTGCGTGACCCCGATCGCCGCCTTCGGCCAAATTGAAGGAGAGGCGCTCGTTCTCACTGGAATGGTTGCCGGCCTGGATGGCAAGCGGCTGATCAAACACGTCATTCGGGGGGAGGCCGATGCGCCCGAGCAGGCGGGACAGGCGTTAGCGGAGGCGCTGCTCACTGCTGGAGCCGGGGAGATTCTCCGAGAGATTGAGACTCAGCTTAGAGAGAAGCGTATATGA
- a CDS encoding DUF4321 domain-containing protein: MHRGAAMATWEDRLAKRSDSVIMLLVILILGALIGTVIGEVIAAMVPGGTLEKIFSTGINPGLSPPATLNLKVLSVSFGFTVKINLSSVLGIGLALLLYRKL; encoded by the coding sequence GTGCACCGTGGTGCGGCCATGGCCACATGGGAGGATCGATTGGCTAAACGAAGTGACAGCGTGATTATGCTGCTGGTGATCCTCATATTGGGGGCATTGATAGGGACCGTGATAGGAGAGGTCATCGCTGCCATGGTCCCTGGCGGGACATTGGAAAAGATCTTTAGTACGGGAATTAATCCTGGGCTCTCGCCGCCTGCAACCCTCAACCTGAAGGTCCTAAGCGTCTCCTTCGGTTTTACCGTGAAGATCAATCTCTCGAGCGTGCTGGGCATTGGCCTGGCCCTCTTACTCTACCGGAAGTTATGA
- a CDS encoding DUF47 family protein, whose amino-acid sequence MFRLIPREEKVFEYFDKAANNILEGAKVLVQMTDERGADFQERWKRLEELEHVGDKLTHQIIRKLNRTFITPIDREDIHGLAVAMDDVMDLIEASASRMNLYKIKQSTQEAGKLAHVILKSAEEIVKAVLNLERVDNVMEHCIEINRLENMADEISREAIADLFDKGHDPIDVIKWKEIYETMEMTTDRCEDVANIVESLVLKST is encoded by the coding sequence ATGTTCAGACTGATCCCACGGGAAGAGAAGGTCTTTGAGTACTTCGACAAAGCAGCCAATAACATATTGGAAGGCGCAAAAGTCCTCGTTCAGATGACGGATGAACGAGGCGCGGACTTTCAGGAACGATGGAAGCGACTCGAAGAGCTCGAACACGTGGGAGACAAGCTCACCCACCAGATCATTCGAAAGTTGAACCGGACATTCATTACCCCCATCGACCGCGAAGACATTCACGGTCTGGCTGTGGCGATGGATGATGTCATGGACCTGATCGAGGCATCGGCCTCTCGCATGAATCTGTACAAGATCAAACAGTCCACCCAGGAGGCCGGGAAACTTGCCCATGTGATCCTGAAATCGGCGGAGGAGATTGTGAAAGCGGTGTTGAATCTCGAGCGGGTGGACAATGTGATGGAACATTGCATCGAGATTAATCGGCTGGAGAACATGGCTGATGAGATCAGCCGAGAGGCGATTGCCGACCTTTTTGATAAGGGGCACGACCCGATAGATGTGATCAAGTGGAAGGAGATTTACGAGACGATGGAGATGACCACCGACAGGTGTGAAGATGTGGCTAACATCGTCGAATCCTTGGTGTTGAAAAGTACCTGA
- a CDS encoding MotA/TolQ/ExbB proton channel family protein, whose protein sequence is MMEQGIFHFIAQGGITMMILVMLSIFSLAVIGERLYTFYKAQQATEQVTEKGLQYVADGKMAEALRLCEQNAGSPVAKVLEAGLLAIIDQEYPALFSKRFARRLESCKGAMQRTTSTEISRLERYLGSLATLGNVSPFVGLFGTVLGIIRAFGAMAKTGSGGLGTVSAGIAEALVATAAGLFVAIPAVIAYNYFVGRVKLFTAAMDNAASEMVDRLLDRAAHHED, encoded by the coding sequence ATGATGGAACAGGGAATCTTTCATTTTATTGCCCAAGGCGGGATCACGATGATGATCCTCGTGATGCTGTCCATCTTTTCACTCGCGGTGATCGGCGAGCGACTCTATACCTTCTATAAGGCCCAGCAAGCGACCGAACAGGTGACCGAAAAGGGGTTGCAGTATGTGGCGGATGGGAAGATGGCTGAGGCGCTCCGCCTGTGCGAACAGAATGCCGGCAGCCCGGTTGCCAAGGTCCTGGAGGCCGGGCTCCTGGCTATCATTGACCAGGAATATCCGGCCCTCTTTAGTAAGCGGTTTGCGCGTCGGCTGGAATCATGCAAGGGGGCTATGCAGCGGACAACCTCTACAGAGATCTCCCGTCTGGAACGGTATTTGGGTTCATTGGCAACCCTTGGCAATGTCAGCCCGTTTGTCGGCCTTTTCGGAACCGTTCTGGGGATCATTCGAGCCTTTGGGGCGATGGCTAAAACGGGGTCCGGCGGGCTGGGTACGGTGTCAGCCGGGATCGCCGAAGCGCTCGTGGCAACAGCCGCCGGTTTATTCGTCGCGATTCCCGCGGTCATTGCGTATAACTATTTCGTCGGCAGGGTCAAACTGTTTACCGCAGCAATGGATAATGCGGCCTCAGAGATGGTGGATAGGCTGTTGGATCGGGCCGCCCATCACGAGGACTAA
- the nrdR gene encoding transcriptional regulator NrdR: MKCPYCGSLEEKVVDSREGKDGEVVRRRRQCRQCLRRFTTYERIEEIHFMVIKTDGRREPFDRHKILAGLHKATQKRPVSVAQLEKIVDEIEGRLAEKTEREMPSAEIGELIMERLHEIDKVAYVRFASVYRQFKDVSQFVEEVKDLRKGGRRRGAP, encoded by the coding sequence GTGAAGTGTCCCTACTGCGGCAGTCTCGAAGAAAAGGTCGTCGATTCTCGTGAGGGCAAGGATGGCGAGGTGGTTCGCCGCCGCCGTCAATGTCGGCAGTGTCTCAGGCGTTTCACGACGTACGAGCGGATCGAAGAGATCCACTTCATGGTCATTAAGACGGATGGACGTCGGGAGCCGTTCGACCGGCACAAGATTTTGGCGGGATTGCACAAGGCAACGCAGAAGCGACCTGTCAGCGTTGCCCAACTCGAGAAGATTGTGGATGAGATTGAGGGCCGCCTTGCGGAGAAGACGGAGCGCGAGATGCCTTCTGCTGAGATTGGTGAGTTGATCATGGAGCGGCTCCACGAGATCGATAAGGTCGCGTACGTCCGTTTTGCATCGGTGTATCGCCAGTTCAAGGACGTCAGTCAGTTTGTCGAGGAGGTCAAGGATCTCCGGAAAGGGGGGAGGCGTCGGGGAGCCCCGTAA
- a CDS encoding serine hydroxymethyltransferase → MKHLIDVDPEIAEVIRLETDRQAGKLELIASENFVSTAVMEAAGSTLTNKYAEGYPGRRYYGGCEFVDMAENLAIDRAKRLFGADHVNVQPHSGTQANMAVYFSVLEPGDTILGLNLSHGGHLSHGSPVNFSGRFFKVIPYGVDRTTEQVDFDTLRSLAKTHRPKMIVVGASAYPRILDFAKFGEIAKETGALVMTDIAHIAGLIVAKLHPSPIPHAEFVTTTTHKTLRGPRGGMIMCKAAYAPALNKQVFPGMQGGPLMHIIAAKAVAFAEALTPEFASYQRQIVANAKALAEALQGHGFRLVSGGTDTHLLLIDLRGKGLTGKAAEVALDQAGITANKNAIPFDEAKPTVTSGIRIGTPAVTTRGMREAEMGEIANLIADALQDVSSAAALSGVAARVKELCDSFPLYREQLALSSPHLA, encoded by the coding sequence GTGAAGCACCTTATTGATGTTGACCCGGAGATTGCTGAAGTCATTCGACTCGAGACCGACCGCCAGGCCGGTAAGTTAGAGTTAATTGCCTCGGAAAACTTTGTCAGCACTGCGGTGATGGAGGCGGCCGGGTCTACACTGACCAACAAATATGCCGAGGGGTACCCGGGACGACGCTACTACGGTGGGTGCGAGTTTGTCGACATGGCGGAGAATCTGGCGATCGATCGAGCCAAGCGACTCTTTGGCGCCGACCACGTCAACGTCCAGCCGCATTCCGGCACGCAGGCCAATATGGCTGTGTACTTTTCTGTTCTGGAGCCCGGGGATACAATTCTTGGGCTGAACCTGTCGCACGGAGGTCACCTGTCGCACGGCAGCCCGGTCAACTTCTCGGGCCGCTTTTTCAAGGTAATTCCGTACGGCGTAGACAGGACGACGGAACAGGTGGACTTTGATACACTCCGATCACTGGCCAAGACGCACAGGCCCAAGATGATCGTAGTCGGCGCCAGCGCCTATCCTAGAATCCTCGACTTTGCGAAGTTCGGCGAGATTGCGAAAGAGACCGGCGCGCTCGTCATGACCGATATCGCCCACATCGCCGGACTGATCGTAGCCAAGCTGCACCCAAGCCCCATCCCCCACGCTGAGTTCGTCACCACCACCACCCACAAGACGCTTCGGGGTCCACGAGGCGGGATGATCATGTGTAAGGCAGCGTATGCCCCGGCCCTGAATAAGCAGGTCTTTCCCGGAATGCAGGGCGGTCCGCTGATGCACATTATTGCGGCTAAGGCGGTGGCGTTTGCTGAGGCGCTCACGCCGGAATTCGCCTCCTATCAGCGTCAGATCGTGGCGAACGCAAAGGCATTAGCAGAGGCGTTGCAAGGTCATGGCTTCCGTCTGGTCTCCGGCGGAACCGATACTCATCTCCTCCTGATCGATCTGCGAGGGAAAGGGCTGACGGGGAAGGCGGCCGAGGTCGCGCTGGATCAGGCTGGGATCACGGCCAACAAGAACGCCATCCCCTTCGATGAGGCAAAGCCGACTGTGACCTCCGGCATTCGAATCGGGACGCCGGCAGTGACCACTCGTGGGATGCGTGAAGCTGAAATGGGCGAGATCGCAAACCTCATTGCCGACGCCCTTCAAGATGTTTCAAGCGCTGCGGCCCTTTCTGGAGTCGCGGCCCGCGTGAAAGAGCTGTGTGACTCCTTCCCGTTGTACCGAGAGCAGCTTGCCCTCTCTTCTCCCCACCTGGCCTAA
- the cobA gene encoding uroporphyrinogen-III C-methyltransferase — MKGKVYLIGAGPGDPGLFTLRGVACLREADVIVYDYLANPRLLSYAKHDAELIYVGKKGGDADAATQTEIDRLLIDKALAGKVVARLKGGDPFIFGRGGEEGEELFQAGIPFEVVPGITSAIAVPAYAGIPLTHRDYASTVAILTGHEDPSKQTSVIAWDKVATGVGTLVFLMGCSNLPTIVDKLLGYGRSKETPAAVMHWGTKPEQETVTGTLENIVALAQMRGMGPPAVLVVGDVVRLRERLNWFEQRPLFGKRILVTRTREQAGRFGELLEGQGAEVLEVPLIEIVPPKSWEPLDQAIGWLESYQWVIFTSANGVDAFFCRLRELRRDARRLGAARICAIGPATADALERYAVIPDVVPAEFRAEGVIEALKPYDLQGAKILLPRAEVARDLLPKDLEQRGATVDVVPVYRTVKSNRSAELLKPLLKNRKIDLVTFTSSSTVTNFVEALGQEDLKALCEGVRVACIGPITRETAERFGLPIDIVPKQYTIPSLVDAIVQYYRTSAAG, encoded by the coding sequence ATGAAGGGAAAGGTCTATCTCATTGGCGCCGGGCCTGGTGATCCAGGCCTTTTTACACTACGTGGCGTCGCGTGTCTTCGTGAGGCCGATGTAATCGTGTATGACTACCTCGCTAATCCCCGCCTCCTTTCCTATGCGAAGCATGACGCCGAGCTGATCTACGTCGGTAAGAAGGGCGGCGACGCCGATGCCGCCACACAGACGGAGATCGACCGCCTGTTGATCGACAAGGCTCTGGCCGGAAAGGTGGTGGCGAGGCTGAAAGGGGGTGACCCGTTTATCTTCGGGCGGGGTGGCGAAGAAGGGGAGGAGCTGTTTCAGGCAGGCATTCCCTTCGAGGTTGTTCCAGGGATCACTTCAGCGATAGCCGTACCGGCGTATGCAGGCATCCCCCTCACCCACCGCGATTACGCCTCGACCGTCGCCATTCTGACCGGACACGAGGATCCTTCGAAGCAGACGTCGGTAATCGCCTGGGACAAAGTTGCGACCGGCGTCGGAACGTTGGTGTTCCTCATGGGCTGTAGCAACCTTCCAACGATTGTCGACAAGCTCCTCGGGTATGGTCGATCTAAAGAGACGCCTGCCGCCGTCATGCACTGGGGCACCAAGCCCGAACAGGAAACGGTCACTGGTACGCTCGAAAATATCGTGGCGCTTGCCCAAATGCGCGGGATGGGGCCGCCTGCGGTTCTGGTGGTCGGCGATGTTGTTCGGCTTCGAGAGCGGCTAAACTGGTTCGAGCAGCGGCCGCTCTTCGGGAAACGAATCCTTGTGACCAGGACCCGTGAGCAGGCGGGTCGCTTCGGCGAGTTGCTGGAGGGACAAGGCGCGGAGGTTCTGGAGGTTCCCCTTATTGAGATCGTACCGCCCAAGAGCTGGGAGCCGTTGGATCAGGCTATCGGGTGGCTCGAAAGCTACCAGTGGGTGATCTTTACCAGCGCGAACGGCGTCGATGCCTTTTTTTGCCGGCTACGTGAGCTTCGCCGGGATGCCAGACGCCTGGGAGCCGCCAGGATTTGTGCTATCGGACCTGCAACCGCCGACGCACTCGAGAGATATGCCGTGATCCCCGACGTGGTCCCGGCGGAATTCCGCGCCGAGGGAGTCATCGAGGCGCTGAAGCCGTATGATCTGCAAGGTGCGAAGATCCTGCTGCCACGGGCCGAAGTCGCGAGGGATCTGTTGCCGAAGGATCTCGAGCAGCGGGGCGCAACCGTTGACGTAGTGCCGGTATATAGAACTGTGAAATCAAATAGGTCCGCTGAACTCTTAAAGCCGCTTCTTAAGAATCGGAAGATCGACCTTGTTACCTTTACCAGCTCCTCCACCGTCACCAATTTTGTCGAGGCGCTCGGGCAGGAAGATTTGAAGGCGCTTTGCGAAGGGGTGCGCGTCGCGTGTATCGGCCCTATCACACGAGAGACAGCCGAACGCTTCGGCTTGCCGATCGACATCGTCCCGAAGCAATACACCATCCCATCCCTGGTTGACGCCATCGTCCAGTATTATCGAACATCGGCTGCGGGATAG
- the hemA gene encoding glutamyl-tRNA reductase — protein sequence MEIIVLGLSHKTAPIELREKLHIPESELPEVLEELGGCGQILERMILSTCNRVEAYAVVDDVEGARRFLVECLAERHKLLPQAFESSLYLLTADQAIRHIFRVASSLDAMVVGESQILGQVKAAYAIAIEQDATGSILNALMDRALRVAKRVRTETGIATSAVSVSTAAIELAKKIFGALTGRTVMLIGAGKMSELSAKHLLADGVGTVIVANRNFDRAVELAERWGGRAVPYDHAKLEMVGADIIISSTGAPHQILSKADFQEIALQRRNRPIFVIDIAVPRDIDPAANEIDNVYLYDLDDLQGVVQANLRERQREADVAEGLIDREVRQFAEWLASLHVVPTIVAMRKKVESIREEELQKIFSKLQDLTPEERHAISLMTSSIVNKILHEPTTELKRQSALKEGHLYVDVLRRLFGIGDE from the coding sequence ATGGAAATTATTGTTCTGGGTCTGAGCCATAAGACAGCGCCGATTGAACTCCGGGAGAAACTCCACATTCCGGAGTCGGAGTTGCCGGAAGTCTTGGAGGAGCTTGGCGGATGCGGGCAAATCCTCGAGCGGATGATCCTCTCGACCTGCAACAGGGTGGAGGCATACGCTGTTGTAGACGACGTAGAGGGCGCGCGCCGATTCCTTGTGGAGTGCCTGGCCGAACGACACAAGCTTTTGCCACAGGCCTTTGAGTCCTCTCTGTATTTGCTGACCGCCGATCAGGCCATCCGGCATATCTTCCGTGTCGCGTCGAGCCTTGACGCGATGGTGGTTGGTGAATCCCAGATCCTGGGTCAAGTCAAGGCGGCGTACGCGATTGCCATTGAGCAGGATGCCACGGGTTCGATTCTCAATGCCCTTATGGACAGGGCGTTGCGCGTCGCAAAACGGGTTCGAACCGAGACCGGGATTGCAACCTCGGCCGTCTCAGTTTCAACCGCCGCCATCGAGTTGGCCAAGAAGATCTTCGGCGCCCTGACGGGTCGCACGGTCATGCTGATCGGGGCCGGGAAGATGTCGGAGTTATCGGCTAAACATTTGCTGGCTGATGGTGTAGGTACGGTTATTGTGGCCAATCGGAATTTCGATCGCGCGGTAGAATTGGCCGAGCGATGGGGTGGTCGGGCTGTCCCGTACGATCACGCCAAGTTGGAGATGGTCGGGGCCGACATCATCATCAGTTCGACCGGCGCCCCGCACCAGATCCTCTCCAAGGCTGACTTTCAGGAGATCGCCCTGCAGCGCCGTAACCGTCCGATATTCGTGATCGACATTGCCGTTCCCAGGGATATCGATCCCGCGGCGAACGAAATCGATAATGTGTACCTCTATGACCTTGATGATCTTCAGGGAGTGGTGCAGGCCAATCTTCGCGAACGGCAGCGCGAAGCGGATGTCGCAGAGGGATTGATCGACCGTGAGGTCAGGCAATTTGCCGAGTGGCTTGCGAGCCTCCATGTCGTTCCGACCATCGTTGCTATGCGTAAGAAGGTCGAATCGATCCGCGAGGAGGAACTCCAAAAGATTTTTTCGAAGCTGCAGGACTTGACGCCGGAGGAGCGGCATGCTATTTCCCTCATGACCAGCTCGATCGTCAATAAGATTTTACACGAGCCGACGACGGAATTGAAACGCCAGTCGGCTCTGAAAGAGGGCCACCTTTACGTAGATGTGCTGCGGAGACTCTTTGGCATTGGGGATGAGTAG
- a CDS encoding twin-arginine translocase TatA/TatE family subunit: MFGLGMQELIVIFIIALLVFGPSKLPDLGRSLGRAMAEFRRASDELKEGLTAELSTEEEKASAPTREEQHTANAKTPPTVGQEDTPKGTHETRNV; this comes from the coding sequence ATGTTCGGATTGGGGATGCAGGAGCTGATCGTTATTTTTATCATTGCGCTCTTGGTCTTCGGCCCCAGTAAACTGCCGGATCTTGGTCGGTCACTGGGCCGGGCCATGGCAGAATTCAGGCGGGCCTCTGATGAGCTGAAGGAGGGGTTGACTGCCGAGCTATCGACCGAGGAGGAAAAGGCAAGTGCGCCGACGCGCGAAGAGCAGCACACTGCGAATGCCAAAACGCCTCCGACCGTAGGCCAGGAGGATACGCCGAAGGGAACGCACGAGACGCGGAATGTTTGA
- a CDS encoding UbiX family flavin prenyltransferase produces MVNRIDAKQEYILGITGASGAVLGIRMLEVLCELGLPVHLIVSEGARATLREECGRTVEDLKRLATFFHDDRDLGASISSGSYVSPNVVAMIVSPCSMKSLAAIATGYAETLIARAADVVLKEGKRLALVVRESPFTAIHLEQMLTLARSGVSIVPPVPPFYQKAATVEELVDQIIGRVLDQIGLHTDLPNRWRGTE; encoded by the coding sequence ATGGTGAATCGGATCGACGCGAAGCAGGAATATATTCTGGGGATTACCGGGGCGAGCGGTGCTGTTCTGGGCATTCGCATGCTCGAAGTGCTTTGCGAGCTTGGTCTGCCTGTCCATCTGATCGTGTCCGAAGGGGCGAGGGCGACGCTTCGGGAGGAGTGCGGACGCACAGTGGAGGATCTCAAGCGCCTCGCTACCTTTTTCCACGACGATCGGGACCTCGGCGCGTCCATTTCGAGTGGTTCCTATGTCTCGCCCAACGTGGTCGCGATGATTGTCTCGCCATGCTCGATGAAGAGCTTGGCGGCCATCGCCACCGGCTACGCCGAAACCTTGATCGCAAGAGCGGCCGACGTTGTCCTGAAGGAGGGGAAGCGTCTTGCTCTTGTGGTGAGGGAGAGCCCCTTTACCGCCATCCACCTGGAACAGATGTTGACGTTGGCCAGGTCGGGTGTCAGCATCGTTCCGCCGGTTCCGCCGTTCTATCAAAAGGCGGCAACGGTCGAGGAGTTGGTGGACCAGATCATCGGACGAGTACTGGACCAGATCGGTCTCCACACCGACTTGCCGAATCGGTGGCGGGGCACAGAGTAA